The DNA segment TGTCCCGTTTGCTGATTTTGTCACCACAACCACGCACAAAACCCTGCGTGGACCTCGAGGTGGTTTGATCATGTGCCGTGAGGAATACACCAAAGGGATCAATCGAAATATCTTCCCCGGAATCCAGGGCGGCCCATTGATGCACGTCATCGCGGGCAAAGCGGTCTGTTTCGGAGAAGCTTCGCAGGACGCGTTTAAGGCCTACGGTCAATCGGTGATCGATAACGCACAAGCGTTGGCCGAAACGCTTCTCGGCGAAGGCCTGCGACTTGTCAGCGGAGGAACCGACAACCATCTGATGTTGGTCGACGTCACCGCGGTTGATTTGGGCGGCAAGGTGGCGGAAGCCACTTTGGAACGTTGTGGGATTACGGTCAACATGAACATGATCCCCTTTGATGAACGTAAACCGATGGACCCATCGGGGATTCGAATTGGAACCCCTGCCCTGACCAGTCGTGGCATGGGAGTTACAGAAATGAAACGTGTGGGCGGTTGGATCGCCAAGGCTTTGAAGAGTCCTCAAAATGAGTCTCAGCTGACCGAAATTCAAAATGAAATTCGTGAAATGTGCAAATCCTTTCCAGTACCCGCTGCGAATGCACCTGAGTACAGCCCCGAATAGCGTCTGATCACAGAATAGCGTCTGATCATACGCTCATCCGATTTTGATTTCTCCTTCCTTATTTCTGCCAATTGCGCATCAGGAAATCCCATGGCTAGCTCCAATCGAATTTTGATCGCTGACGATAACGCAGCGAATCGTGAACTATTGGAAGTTCATTTGGCGTCGATTGATTGCGAATTTGAAACGGCAGTGGATGGACAAGATACGCTCGATAAAACGGCAAGCTTTCATCCCGATTTGATTCTGCTGGATGTCATGATGCCCAAATTGAGTGGGTTTGAAGTCTGTAAGCAAATCAAAGAAAACCCGAAGACCAGCGGGATCATGATCCTGATGGTGACGGCACTGAATGAGTTAGGCGATATCGAACGAGCGGTTGCAGCGGGGACCGATGATTTCCTGAGCAAACCAATCAGCAAGGTGTCGCTGCTAAAACGAGTTGACACGATGTTGAAGCTGAAAGGGACGGTCGAAGAATTAGAGCGTCTGCGAATGTATATCCGCGATATGGAAGACGGCAGCCGCCCCTCCGCTTAATGGAGCTGTAATTCGATTAGGTGTCGCTGATTCTCCTGAAGCTGTTATCCCTCGCTAACGCATTTTGAAGTAGCGTTTTAGAGGTGATTGCAGTGGTCAATTGTCCTGATTTCCGTACTCTTGCGGATGCCTCAAATCATTTGGCTATTCCCGCACCTTTTTAGCTCCAAGTATCGAGAGTTCCGTTTCCGGGCTTGCTCCGGCGGACTCGCAATTGGCAGCTACCTTATTGGGCGATCAAAAGGTTGTTCTCCGCCAGCCCCAAATCGCCTAGGCGATTTGGGGCTGGCGGAGAAGGATGAAATAGCAAAGAGGCATGGGGGTAGCTGCCAGTTGTTGCCCCGGACCGGGACAAGCCCGGCGGAAGCAAACTAGCCAACTCCCAAAAGCGCAACATCAAAACTTACGCAGCGGGTTGGGATCTTTCGATATCTTGCCGTACAGCAGCAACCGTCACGCTCTCCGCAAAACGCGACACGAAAAGATCCACCAGCTTCGCAGTATTCAATCCAATGAAAAAACGCCCGTTGGTTTCCCAGCGGGCGTTTTTTTGCTTTAAGCAGAGATCAAAAGCTCTTCACGCGGTTAGCGTGTTGGATCGAATCCAGTTTGAGCGATTTCCTCTTCTTCCTGAATGATGATACGTGGAGTCACCATCAGCATCAGGCTGGAAGCGTCACGACCAATCGCCGTGTTGCGGAACAGACGGTTGATGTACGGCAGCTTGCTCATGATTGGCAAACCACGTTCACCGCGGCCTTCTCGCAAACGTTTGATTCCACCCAACAGGATCGTTCCTCCGTCCGGTACGCTAACGGTTGTGTTCACGCTAGTGAACGCAAACGTCGGCAACTGAACGGTCGAACCTTGGGTGATTCTTTCGTCTTCATCTTCTTCGACCGGTTCCCCAGTATCGGGGTCGGTCGTCGTGCTAGACGAACGCGTGGTGCTGCTACCGGTGTAAGTGAATGTATCGACGTCTCCGATCTGACTGAAGAACGGTACCAGAGTCAGGCGTACGAATCGTTTGTCATCGCTGACAACCGCTTGCACATTCAGTTCGGTACCTTCGTTCAAGACCACGATGATCGGCTGTTGAGCGACAGCAAAGTCACCGACAACCGGCGAGATACTAGTCACAAACGGTCGTTGTGAAACGTCTTGGATCGAAGCCGATTGACCGTCAAACAAAGTCACCTTTGGTGCCTGCATCACGTTCGTTCGGTTGTCCCCTTGGGCTGCTTGGATAAAGAAGAAGGCTTCAATATCACTCAGAATTGCAAATCCAAAGGTACTTAACGCTCCAGGGTCAACGCCACCGAAAATCGGCGAGACATTGAAGTTCTGGTTAGCGAATTTAATGTCAAAGTCGGACGTGAACTGACCGTTTGGACCAGCCAAACCGACAGATACCGAGGACCCACTATCATCAGCAGGCAGGATGCCGCCAGTGTTGTCATCGATCGAGAAGTCAAAGTCGACACCGATTTGTTCGAAGAACGAATCCGATAGCGAGATGAAGCGAACTTCAATCGTGACCTGGAGGTTCTGCAGACGACGCAAGCTGGCAAGCAGTTCCAAAATTTGGTCGTGCACGTCACTCGTCGTACTGATGACAAGGCTTAGGTTTTGATAATAGGGGGCCATCGTACTGGGGCCACCCATCGTGTCTTCCCAAGTCTCAGGAGCAATCGTTGTCTGAATCAACTGCATGATTGAACCAAAGTCAGCCAACGACCCTGCACCCGATGCACCACGCATTGGATTGGATCCGCTGCCAGGCATCATTGGGGACATCCCGTTGCCGTACTGAGCCAAAACGTTGGGGTTTTGGTTTGCCAGTGCTGGTTGAGGACCGCCCGCATTAGCGTGCATTCCCATTGCGGAAACCGGCATCACTTGAACATTGGTTGATGCGGTTGTCATCTGGTAGGCAGCCCGCAAGGCTCCCGCCAATCCATCTTCATAACTGGTTGTGAAGTTCGGGATCGGAGTCACCAAGTCGGCAACCTTATAGGTTTTGACAATCATCTTCCCACGTTTCACTTCGTTGGTCGTGATCTGTAGGACTTCGTTTCCGATGGTGTAGGTCAATTCGAATTGGCCAAGGATCAGATCCAGGGCACTCTTCAGCGAGATCGGTCGAGTCAGGTCCAGGGTGACTGGAGTGCTGCTATCGACTCGAGCAACGGCCAAAGCTTTCTCATCGACGAACATTGGAATCCCGGTGACCATTTCTAAGGTCTTGAGGACTTCACCAAGTGGTTGGTTGCGAAATTTGACATCGACTTCCGTGGAAAGCAGACGTTTGATCTCTTGTTCCGCAGGGCTCATCTTGTCGTTTAGATTGCTTAGCCCAAGACGTGCTTCGGAAAGGGAGGCCCATTCGTCAGCGTCCATGAAGCCCACCGATTGATCGGGAGCAAGCATGTCAAGGTTTTGAGCATCCTGAAGCTGCGTGATAAACGCATCTTCATTGTTGTCTTGGATCTCTTTCGCAATCCGGCGACGGACCTGGATCTGACTGACGCGGAACATCTGAGTTCCAATCGTCGAATCAGGGCTAAGGGCTTTCACCTGTTTGGCGATAACCTGAGCTTCAGCAAACCGTTGCTCCGACATCAACTGGTCAAACGTCTGGACCTTTTCGGCGATCAAATCGTCGATTTCAAGACGTTCACTTCGTTCGTTTTCAAGATCCGTACGGACCTGTTCGTTGCGAATGTCCAGTTCAATATCGGCTCGATTTTCTTCAACATACTTCTGCTGTTCGCGAATCGCACGGTCGACCATGGCCAACAACGTTTGCTTAGCGGAAGCGTCGACATCGGCGTCGACAACGTTCTTGCGTAGTTGATTGATCCGATCGAGTGCATCGAGAGGTTTTTCAATTCGGTCTTTGTAGGCGACACCCAGTTCACTGGTTACCTGACGGTACAGCCGTTGGCGATTCGCCAAAGTCTCTTGATCGACTTGATCAAGGGGTGACAACGCTTCCTGACTGTTGTTCGCAGAAGCAATCGGCTGCTGCATCAGTTGTAATTTCGCCTGTAGCTGACTTCGGATGGCCGAATCCAGTTGGGCTTCGTGTTGCCAAGCTTGAACAAACAAGCGGCGAGCCTCTTCACGGTTGCCCGCGGAAAGAGCGTCGACTCCCTGTTGGTAAAGCTGTGCTCCCACGCTTTCGGTTCCCGGAGGAGGCGAAAGTCGCGATGGTTCGGTTGCCTGAGCCGGGGTGGCGGCTGCGGGGCCCGAATTTGAACTGCTGTAGTCCGCACGCTGAATGTCTCCTGCAGAGCCAGTTGCTCCAGCAATCGGTGCGGTCGCACCTGCCTGCTGAACTGGATAAGGATTCATGTCACCGGCGGAACCGGTTGCACGACGTTTGGCGGCAGCTTCGACGTCAAGCGTTAGCTTGCCGATCGCTGAACGCATTGCAGAACTTTCTGCAGGCGTCAGTTGGATCTGCTTCGCTTGATTGGTCTTTTGCATCGCCGTTGCAATGTCGCCCTTGTCGTAAGCCATTCGAGCTTGAGCGATCAGGCTGGCAACTTGTTGTTGACCAGTTGTCGCGGGGGCTCCAACGGCAGGCAGCATGTTGGCGTCGATGCCAGCTTGCAAAAGGACTTGGCGGAGTTTTTCAGCATTCGCTTTCAAACCTGGCTCTTGAGCTGCCAAAGCAGCCACTTGACGATAGCTTCCAACCGCAGACACAAGGTCGCGGTTTTGCAATGCAACTTGTGCATTGCCTAACATTGTTTGACCACGCACCAGTGATGACTCACTGGTTTGGGGCGGCATGACCAACGGGGAACCCGGGGGTTCTACCGCGGTCGCTTGGGGCGCTTGGTAGGTGAGGACCGCAGCACATGCAGCAGCTACCAACCAAATTCTGTGTTTCGTAGTCCCAGTCAACGCGACACTCCTTCTTCGCGGTTGTGTTGGTGCAGCCTGTCCACGCGCGACAATTGCGAATTGCGGCAAGCTTGCCCGTTCTCATTCTCCGTCACCACAAACCATCCATGGTTGCAATAACGAGTTGCTCGGGGGGGAGTACCAATCCGCGGGCAGACCCGTCAAGGCCGGTTTTTTAGAAAGTGGGGAAAAACCCGTTTCTATCGGATTTGAATTCTCAGCAGATAACTGTCCGCAGTGATGTAAAGCCAGTTTTGTTTGCGATTTGGCCCACCAAGCGTACAGTTGCTGGTTTTTTGTCCCGTTAGTATGCGCCCCAATAATTTCCCCTCCGGAGAGAAAACATAGATCCCACCGGGACCGCTGCCCCAAATATGGCCGCTTTCAGAAACGGTCAGCCCATCGGGTAACCCAGGCAACTTGCCGACCTGGTCGGTGGCGTCATGCATGACCGTTCCCGCCCCCAAGGAACCATCGGCGGCGATCGGGAAAGACATCCAAATCGCATTGCTGGGATCGCTCTGAGCCACGTAAAGCGTTTTCTCATCAGGGGATATCCCAATCCCATTGGGACGTTCGAGCTGTTTGCTACCCAACTGGAGCGTACCGTCGGTTGATAGACGGTAGACGCCACAGAAATCGAGTTCGCGGCGATGGTCGTCGGCTCGCTCGGGTAAGCCATACGGTGGATCGGTGAAATAGATGTTTCCTTTGGAATCGACAACCAGGTCGTTCGGACTGTTCAGCCGTTTTCCCTGATAGGCATCGACCAATGTTCGTTTACCGCCATCTTTGGTCAGGACCGATAGCCGCCGGTCACCATGTTCGCATGCTAGCAATTGGCCTTTGCTGTCGAGTGCCAATCCATTGCTTCCCGGTTCCAACCCGTAATAGGTTGTCCCGGTGTAGCCGCTGGGCTGCATGAAGCGAGAAATTCCGGTGTTGGGATCCCAGCGGAAAATGGTGTTCCGGGGAATGTCCGAGAACAGCAGATGCCCAGCGTCTGGATTGTCTTGGTCAGTGACCCAGACGGGTCCTTCGGTCCAGGTAAATCCACTTGCCAGGACTTCGATTTTTGCAGAGGAGTCAAGGACAGCATCAAGTGCCGGATCGAGACGTTCGATCTGCCCCATGGTTTGCGGAGTCTGAG comes from the Roseimaritima multifibrata genome and includes:
- a CDS encoding response regulator, whose product is MASSNRILIADDNAANRELLEVHLASIDCEFETAVDGQDTLDKTASFHPDLILLDVMMPKLSGFEVCKQIKENPKTSGIMILMVTALNELGDIERAVAAGTDDFLSKPISKVSLLKRVDTMLKLKGTVEELERLRMYIRDMEDGSRPSA
- a CDS encoding general secretion pathway protein GspD, with amino-acid sequence MRGQTMLGNAQVALQNRDLVSAVGSYRQVAALAAQEPGLKANAEKLRQVLLQAGIDANMLPAVGAPATTGQQQVASLIAQARMAYDKGDIATAMQKTNQAKQIQLTPAESSAMRSAIGKLTLDVEAAAKRRATGSAGDMNPYPVQQAGATAPIAGATGSAGDIQRADYSSSNSGPAAATPAQATEPSRLSPPPGTESVGAQLYQQGVDALSAGNREEARRLFVQAWQHEAQLDSAIRSQLQAKLQLMQQPIASANNSQEALSPLDQVDQETLANRQRLYRQVTSELGVAYKDRIEKPLDALDRINQLRKNVVDADVDASAKQTLLAMVDRAIREQQKYVEENRADIELDIRNEQVRTDLENERSERLEIDDLIAEKVQTFDQLMSEQRFAEAQVIAKQVKALSPDSTIGTQMFRVSQIQVRRRIAKEIQDNNEDAFITQLQDAQNLDMLAPDQSVGFMDADEWASLSEARLGLSNLNDKMSPAEQEIKRLLSTEVDVKFRNQPLGEVLKTLEMVTGIPMFVDEKALAVARVDSSTPVTLDLTRPISLKSALDLILGQFELTYTIGNEVLQITTNEVKRGKMIVKTYKVADLVTPIPNFTTSYEDGLAGALRAAYQMTTASTNVQVMPVSAMGMHANAGGPQPALANQNPNVLAQYGNGMSPMMPGSGSNPMRGASGAGSLADFGSIMQLIQTTIAPETWEDTMGGPSTMAPYYQNLSLVISTTSDVHDQILELLASLRRLQNLQVTIEVRFISLSDSFFEQIGVDFDFSIDDNTGGILPADDSGSSVSVGLAGPNGQFTSDFDIKFANQNFNVSPIFGGVDPGALSTFGFAILSDIEAFFFIQAAQGDNRTNVMQAPKVTLFDGQSASIQDVSQRPFVTSISPVVGDFAVAQQPIIVVLNEGTELNVQAVVSDDKRFVRLTLVPFFSQIGDVDTFTYTGSSTTRSSSTTTDPDTGEPVEEDEDERITQGSTVQLPTFAFTSVNTTVSVPDGGTILLGGIKRLREGRGERGLPIMSKLPYINRLFRNTAIGRDASSLMLMVTPRIIIQEEEEIAQTGFDPTR
- a CDS encoding SMP-30/gluconolactonase/LRE family protein yields the protein MRFSAVVWLLFIGSLLGLKSPAHAQTPQTMGQIERLDPALDAVLDSSAKIEVLASGFTWTEGPVWVTDQDNPDAGHLLFSDIPRNTIFRWDPNTGISRFMQPSGYTGTTYYGLEPGSNGLALDSKGQLLACEHGDRRLSVLTKDGGKRTLVDAYQGKRLNSPNDLVVDSKGNIYFTDPPYGLPERADDHRRELDFCGVYRLSTDGTLQLGSKQLERPNGIGISPDEKTLYVAQSDPSNAIWMSFPIAADGSLGAGTVMHDATDQVGKLPGLPDGLTVSESGHIWGSGPGGIYVFSPEGKLLGRILTGQKTSNCTLGGPNRKQNWLYITADSYLLRIQIR